In Syntrophomonas wolfei subsp. wolfei str. Goettingen G311, a single window of DNA contains:
- a CDS encoding lipoate--protein ligase, with the protein MLYVKNDSCDPYFNLALEEYLFMQRQDLGPLFMLWQDIPVVVVGRNQNTREEINMEFTREKGIAVVRRLSGGGAVYHDLGNLNFTFILEQAERELDFARYTVPVIKALERMGITASFTGRNDLTIDGRKFSGNAQFRQRERVLHHGTLLFEVNLENMEQALAVAEDKISSHGVKSVRSRVSNIVEHLTVPFSLQQFKDLLREMVGEYYGLDGEYELKPDDIRAVEKLRLEKYCSWEWNYGHSPAYNIKRSRRFDWGKVDIYLEVQEGVIKEARIFGDFFSPGDIDELCRSLSGRPYRREAISRCLAGNRLKQYFPFISEEDFMGLIGVRHLP; encoded by the coding sequence GTGCTTTATGTGAAGAACGATTCCTGCGATCCCTATTTCAACCTGGCCCTGGAAGAATACCTGTTTATGCAGCGGCAGGATCTGGGGCCGCTTTTTATGCTCTGGCAGGATATCCCGGTAGTGGTGGTGGGGCGCAACCAGAATACCCGGGAAGAGATAAATATGGAATTTACTCGGGAAAAAGGTATTGCCGTGGTACGCCGCCTTTCCGGTGGTGGAGCGGTCTACCATGACCTGGGCAACCTTAACTTTACTTTTATACTGGAGCAAGCGGAGCGGGAACTGGATTTTGCCCGCTATACCGTGCCGGTGATAAAAGCTCTGGAACGAATGGGTATTACTGCTTCTTTTACCGGGCGCAACGATTTGACCATCGACGGCAGGAAATTCTCCGGCAATGCCCAATTTCGCCAGCGGGAGCGGGTTTTACACCATGGAACCCTTCTCTTTGAGGTCAATCTGGAGAACATGGAACAGGCTCTGGCGGTAGCTGAGGATAAAATCAGCTCCCACGGGGTTAAATCGGTGAGGAGCCGGGTGAGTAATATTGTGGAGCACTTGACTGTTCCTTTCAGCCTTCAGCAATTCAAGGACTTGCTCCGGGAAATGGTGGGGGAATACTACGGACTGGATGGAGAATATGAACTAAAGCCGGATGATATACGGGCGGTGGAAAAACTTCGATTGGAGAAATACTGCAGCTGGGAATGGAATTATGGCCATTCCCCGGCCTATAATATAAAGCGCAGTCGCCGTTTTGATTGGGGGAAAGTCGATATTTACCTGGAAGTGCAAGAGGGAGTGATCAAAGAAGCCCGTATTTTTGGAGATTTCTTCTCCCCGGGGGATATTGATGAGCTTTGCCGCTCCCTTTCCGGCCGGCCCTACCGCCGGGAGGCCATAAGCCGCTGCCTGGCAGGGAACAGGCTGAAACAATACTTCCCCTTTATCAGCGAAGAGGATTTCATGGGTTTAATAGGGGTACGGCACTTGCCATAG
- a CDS encoding putative toxin-antitoxin system toxin component, PIN family, with translation MRIMIDTNILVSVILFPNARMDEVMKLIIEKHKLVLSSFVINELVEVVNRKFKNKEEAVDRFLSKFPYEMVYTPTKTVPDLFKIRDKKDYPILYTAIIEDVDVFITGDKDFADVDIEKPEILTPAQFLAKYR, from the coding sequence ATGCGAATAATGATTGATACCAATATCCTGGTTTCTGTCATCTTATTCCCTAATGCCCGGATGGATGAAGTGATGAAGCTCATAATCGAAAAACATAAGTTGGTTTTATCTTCATTTGTGATTAATGAACTAGTGGAAGTGGTTAATAGAAAGTTTAAAAACAAGGAAGAAGCGGTAGACCGTTTTTTAAGCAAGTTCCCATACGAAATGGTATATACACCAACAAAAACAGTGCCAGATTTGTTCAAAATCCGGGATAAAAAAGACTATCCTATATTATACACCGCTATTATTGAAGATGTGGATGTTTTCATTACAGGTGATAAAGATTTTGCTGATGTCGACATTGAGAAACCGGAAATACTCACACCGGCACAGTTTTTAGCCAAATATAGGTAA
- a CDS encoding AbrB/MazE/SpoVT family DNA-binding domain-containing protein, with amino-acid sequence MELAKVTVRGQITIPIEIRKKLKIKDGDKVVFVEENGKIIMENAAMLALREVQDAFKGEAERLGLKDEQDVVNLVKEVRKEIWEENHANND; translated from the coding sequence ATGGAACTGGCAAAAGTTACTGTAAGAGGGCAAATTACCATCCCTATTGAAATCCGAAAAAAGTTAAAAATCAAAGATGGAGACAAGGTTGTTTTTGTTGAGGAAAATGGAAAGATAATCATGGAGAATGCAGCTATGCTAGCATTGCGTGAAGTTCAGGATGCGTTTAAGGGCGAGGCGGAAAGGCTGGGCTTGAAAGATGAACAGGATGTGGTGAATTTGGTTAAGGAAGTAAGAAAAGAGATTTGGGAAGAAAATCATGCGAATAATGATTGA
- the ltrA gene encoding group II intron reverse transcriptase/maturase: MPKEGLNHRRCGSTKVTESDNLKHRQLREEGYLQRVSAEQREYAEACASPKMTETDSTNTNEQTEGLLEQILSRDNLNRAYKQVKRNKGAGGIDGMQVDELLPFLKENKNELVQSLRDGKYRPKPVRRVEIPKENGKTRKLGIPTVVDRLIQQAICQVLSLIFEKQFSNNSFGFRPKRSAHDALKRCQTNITDGYRYVVDMDLEKYFDTVNQSKLIQILSETIKDGRVIALIHKFLRAGVMVGGMFEDSPEGVPQGGPLSPLLGNIMLNECDHELERRGHRFVRYADDMMIFCKSKKAANRTLNHILPYIEEKLFLRVNRDKTQVAHVNKVKFLGYGFYIHKGEGRLRIHPKSVQKFKEKIREVTGRSNGMGIESRKIRLNQVVRGWMNYFKLVDAKNLIQGLDEWIRSRIRMVTWKRWKKVRTRSENLKHLGIKEERAWMWANTRKGYWRTAHSPILLIALSNERFKRAGYLSLMECYSAK; this comes from the coding sequence ATGCCGAAGGAAGGGCTGAACCATAGGAGGTGTGGGTCAACGAAAGTTACTGAAAGTGACAACTTAAAACACAGACAACTTCGAGAAGAAGGCTATCTGCAAAGGGTATCTGCGGAACAGAGAGAGTATGCAGAAGCGTGCGCGTCACCGAAGATGACTGAAACCGACAGCACCAACACAAACGAGCAGACGGAAGGATTGCTGGAGCAAATTCTAAGCAGAGATAATCTGAATCGTGCCTACAAGCAGGTAAAGAGAAACAAAGGTGCGGGTGGAATTGACGGAATGCAGGTAGATGAACTTCTACCCTTCCTGAAAGAAAACAAGAACGAACTTGTGCAATCCCTCCGGGACGGCAAATACCGTCCTAAACCCGTACGCAGGGTAGAAATACCCAAAGAGAACGGGAAGACCAGAAAGCTGGGGATACCAACTGTCGTGGACAGGCTAATCCAACAAGCGATTTGCCAAGTCTTGAGCCTAATCTTTGAGAAACAGTTTTCAAACAATAGCTTTGGATTCCGACCGAAAAGGAGTGCACATGATGCACTTAAAAGATGCCAGACCAACATTACAGATGGCTACAGATACGTAGTCGATATGGATTTGGAAAAGTACTTTGACACGGTCAACCAGAGCAAACTCATTCAGATACTATCGGAAACGATAAAAGATGGACGAGTCATTGCGCTGATTCACAAATTCCTGCGAGCGGGAGTTATGGTAGGCGGAATGTTTGAAGACAGCCCCGAAGGAGTGCCGCAAGGCGGACCCCTGAGTCCACTGCTGGGAAACATCATGCTGAATGAATGTGACCATGAACTGGAAAGGCGCGGACACCGCTTTGTACGCTATGCAGATGATATGATGATTTTCTGCAAAAGCAAGAAAGCGGCCAATCGTACGCTAAACCACATCCTCCCATACATCGAAGAGAAATTATTCTTGAGGGTGAATCGGGATAAAACACAGGTAGCACACGTGAACAAGGTCAAATTTCTGGGTTATGGTTTCTACATCCATAAAGGAGAAGGGAGGCTCAGGATACATCCCAAGAGCGTCCAAAAATTTAAGGAAAAAATCCGGGAAGTCACAGGACGTAGTAACGGGATGGGGATTGAGTCAAGGAAAATCCGATTGAACCAAGTGGTTCGAGGATGGATGAATTACTTCAAACTGGTAGATGCAAAGAACCTCATACAGGGATTGGATGAGTGGATAAGAAGTCGCATTCGGATGGTTACATGGAAACGATGGAAGAAAGTCCGTACACGTTCTGAAAATCTCAAACACCTGGGAATTAAGGAAGAACGGGCATGGATGTGGGCGAATACAAGAAAAGGCTACTGGCGTACCGCCCATAGTCCAATCTTATTAATAGCCCTATCCAACGAGAGGTTCAAACGTGCCGGATACCTCAGTTTGATGGAATGCTACTCTGCGAAGTAG
- the lpdA gene encoding dihydrolipoyl dehydrogenase encodes MNDLLVIGGGPGGYVAAIRARQLGMKVALVEKDKLGGTCLNRGCIPTKTYYRHAEIMRSLQRLDEFCIQLDAEPARLDMAGTRARKDAVVEQMAGGVADLLQAHGVEVIRGEAVVEEPGRVRVGEESIRAERLLIATGSESIRPAALPGAALPGVLTCEELLERSAIPGRLLIIGGGVIGMEFACIFQAFGSQVTVLESLPRALAFLDQEIARRMSVLFKRQGIEIKTGAKVESINTQDDHLLITASDKKGNVQYEADLVLLAVGRSPVTAGLNLEKLGVETEQGFIKVNQDYESSVGGIYAIGDVIGPPMLAHVASEEGRVAVERMAGMDSRLNYEAIPHCIFTFPEIAAVGLTQEEAAPRGIDCKIGKFQFAANGKAVAMGESEGLIKVICSPDDTVLGVHIIGPHASDLILEASLLVNLGMKVEEALHMVHPHPTLGETLYEALLDVQGRAIHLKPPRK; translated from the coding sequence ATGAATGATTTGCTGGTAATAGGGGGCGGTCCCGGGGGATATGTGGCTGCTATTCGCGCCCGTCAACTGGGAATGAAGGTAGCCCTGGTGGAAAAGGATAAGCTGGGCGGAACCTGCCTGAACCGGGGTTGCATCCCCACCAAGACATATTACCGCCATGCCGAAATAATGCGCAGCCTGCAGAGACTGGACGAATTCTGCATACAGCTGGATGCGGAGCCGGCTCGTTTGGATATGGCCGGAACCCGCGCCCGCAAAGATGCGGTGGTGGAGCAGATGGCCGGTGGAGTGGCCGATCTCCTGCAAGCCCATGGAGTGGAAGTAATCAGAGGTGAGGCCGTAGTGGAAGAACCTGGCCGGGTCAGGGTCGGGGAGGAAAGTATAAGAGCCGAGCGCCTGCTTATTGCCACCGGTTCAGAGAGCATTCGTCCCGCTGCTTTACCGGGAGCTGCTTTGCCCGGGGTTTTAACCTGTGAAGAATTGCTGGAAAGAAGCGCAATACCAGGCCGCCTCCTCATCATCGGAGGGGGAGTCATCGGCATGGAATTCGCCTGCATCTTCCAGGCCTTTGGCAGCCAGGTGACGGTATTGGAATCCCTTCCTCGCGCCCTGGCTTTCCTGGATCAGGAAATAGCGCGGCGGATGAGTGTTCTCTTTAAACGGCAGGGGATAGAGATAAAGACGGGAGCAAAAGTCGAAAGCATTAATACGCAGGATGATCACCTGCTGATCACTGCCAGCGACAAGAAGGGAAATGTGCAATATGAAGCTGATCTGGTACTGCTGGCGGTAGGCCGCTCCCCGGTAACTGCCGGTCTCAATTTGGAGAAACTGGGAGTGGAGACGGAGCAGGGCTTCATTAAAGTTAATCAGGATTACGAGAGCAGTGTAGGAGGGATTTATGCCATAGGAGATGTAATCGGTCCTCCCATGCTGGCCCACGTTGCCTCGGAAGAAGGTCGGGTAGCGGTGGAGAGGATGGCGGGGATGGATAGCCGATTAAACTACGAGGCGATTCCGCACTGTATTTTTACTTTCCCGGAGATAGCGGCGGTGGGCCTGACCCAGGAAGAAGCGGCCCCCCGGGGTATTGATTGCAAAATCGGTAAATTCCAGTTTGCGGCCAATGGCAAGGCTGTGGCTATGGGGGAAAGCGAGGGACTTATCAAGGTAATCTGCAGCCCGGACGATACTGTGCTGGGCGTACATATTATAGGACCTCATGCCAGTGATTTGATTCTGGAGGCCAGCCTGCTGGTTAATTTGGGTATGAAAGTCGAAGAGGCCCTGCATATGGTTCATCCCCATCCTACCCTGGGAGAAACCCTCTACGAAGCCCTCCTGGATGTACAGGGACGGGCTATCCACCTGAAACCACCCCGCAAATAA
- the gcvPB gene encoding aminomethyl-transferring glycine dehydrogenase subunit GcvPB, giving the protein MSKVIFARSVAGGGGFFLPPCDVAEIEPAAEINPEFLRAEAPLLPELSEVEVVRHYVELSQRAYGVDNGFYPLGSCTMKYNPKINEWAARLPGFANLHPYQPEESVQGALELLYRAEKLCCEIGGMDRFTLQPAAGAHGELTGLMIIKAYHQHRQDLARTKILVPDSAHGTNPATAHVLGFEVVEVKSNEEGLVDLQDLKACMSSEVAGLMLTNPNTLGLFEKEIEEIATVVHADGGLLYYDGANLNGIVGVARPGDMGFDVLHFNLHKTFGTPHGGGGPGSGPVGVKDFLSGFLPHPLVEKKEEGYYLDYDRPLSIGKVRSFYGNFGVIVKAYAYMMALGGPGLREACELAVLNSNYLRHHLQEDYHIPFNRLCKHEFVASGQKQLAENGVSTLDIAKRLMDYGFHPPTVYFPLIVKEALMIEPVETESRERLDEFIAAMREIAREARENPDILHQAPHSTVIKRVDEVRAARQPILRWPGLGAE; this is encoded by the coding sequence ATGAGCAAAGTGATTTTTGCCCGGAGTGTAGCTGGTGGAGGCGGTTTTTTCCTTCCGCCCTGTGATGTAGCGGAAATCGAGCCCGCTGCGGAAATCAACCCTGAATTCTTGCGGGCTGAAGCTCCTTTGCTGCCTGAACTGAGCGAAGTAGAGGTAGTTCGCCATTATGTGGAACTATCGCAACGAGCCTATGGGGTAGACAATGGCTTTTACCCTTTGGGTTCCTGCACCATGAAATACAATCCCAAAATCAATGAGTGGGCGGCCCGCCTGCCTGGCTTTGCTAACCTGCATCCTTACCAGCCGGAGGAAAGTGTGCAAGGTGCCCTGGAATTGCTTTACCGGGCGGAAAAACTATGCTGTGAAATAGGGGGCATGGATCGCTTTACCCTACAGCCGGCCGCTGGTGCTCACGGTGAGTTGACTGGTCTGATGATAATCAAGGCCTACCACCAGCATCGCCAGGACCTGGCTCGGACCAAAATACTGGTACCGGACTCAGCTCATGGAACCAACCCGGCTACCGCCCATGTACTGGGTTTTGAAGTAGTTGAGGTTAAATCCAATGAGGAAGGTCTGGTGGATCTGCAGGATCTCAAGGCCTGTATGAGCAGTGAAGTAGCTGGCCTGATGCTGACCAATCCCAATACCCTGGGCCTGTTCGAAAAGGAGATTGAGGAAATAGCCACAGTTGTTCACGCCGATGGCGGATTGCTCTATTATGACGGGGCCAACCTTAATGGCATAGTAGGGGTAGCCCGGCCAGGTGATATGGGTTTTGATGTATTGCATTTCAACCTGCACAAAACCTTTGGCACTCCCCATGGTGGTGGAGGACCGGGCTCTGGGCCGGTTGGGGTCAAGGATTTTTTGAGCGGTTTTCTGCCCCATCCGCTGGTGGAAAAGAAAGAAGAGGGCTATTATCTGGACTATGACCGCCCCTTATCGATAGGGAAAGTGAGAAGCTTTTATGGTAACTTTGGGGTTATCGTCAAAGCCTACGCTTATATGATGGCTTTGGGCGGGCCGGGTTTGCGGGAAGCCTGCGAGCTGGCCGTTCTCAATTCCAATTACCTCCGTCATCATTTACAGGAGGATTATCACATACCCTTCAACCGTTTATGCAAACATGAATTTGTAGCCAGTGGGCAAAAACAACTGGCGGAAAACGGGGTCAGCACCCTGGATATAGCCAAGCGTTTGATGGATTATGGTTTCCATCCTCCCACCGTTTATTTCCCTCTAATTGTCAAGGAGGCTTTGATGATTGAGCCGGTGGAAACGGAAAGCCGGGAGCGTTTGGATGAATTTATCGCCGCTATGCGGGAGATCGCTCGTGAAGCCCGGGAGAACCCAGATATTTTGCATCAAGCCCCGCACAGCACAGTAATCAAGCGGGTGGATGAGGTTCGGGCTGCCCGTCAGCCGATACTGCGCTGGCCGGGATTGGGAGCTGAATAG
- the gcvPA gene encoding aminomethyl-transferring glycine dehydrogenase subunit GcvPA encodes MRYSPHSPTEVEEMLFSIGMKNKAELFADIPDRLKLGRDLELGPGLTEMELNRHLKELAGKNMNLDDYPCFLGAGAYDHYIPAALDQLLLRSEFYTAYTPYQPEISQGILQAIFEYQTMICALTGMDVANASLYDGASALAEACQMACEGSRRRKVILPATLHPEYLEVVKSYAISGKMEIIMAPEQEGIIDKEATLALLDRDSACLVIQQPNFFGCIEEIAGWEKAVHANKSLLIMVVNPISLGLLKSPGEWGADIVVGEGQPLGNPLSFGGPYLGFMACSKKYMRKMPGRLVGQSVDSNEETCYVLTLQAREQHIRREQASSNICSNEALNALAASIYLSLVGRQGLVDIAARCHQLAIYARRQMENYGLSLKYPQAFFNEFAVELDDPARINRLLLEQGIIGGYELPGALLLAFTEKRSRAEIDRLAALIGGECR; translated from the coding sequence ATGAGGTATAGCCCCCACTCTCCTACTGAAGTGGAGGAAATGCTTTTCAGTATCGGGATGAAAAACAAGGCGGAACTTTTTGCCGATATACCGGACAGGCTCAAGCTGGGACGGGATCTGGAGCTGGGTCCGGGCCTTACGGAAATGGAATTGAACCGCCATCTTAAGGAACTAGCCGGCAAGAACATGAATCTGGATGATTATCCCTGCTTTCTCGGGGCCGGGGCTTATGACCACTACATCCCGGCTGCCCTGGACCAACTCTTGCTCCGTTCCGAATTCTATACCGCCTACACCCCATACCAGCCAGAAATAAGCCAGGGCATACTGCAGGCTATATTCGAATACCAGACCATGATCTGCGCCTTGACCGGCATGGATGTAGCCAATGCCTCTCTTTATGACGGAGCCAGCGCTCTGGCTGAAGCCTGCCAGATGGCCTGCGAAGGCAGCCGGAGGAGAAAAGTGATACTTCCCGCCACCCTGCATCCGGAATACCTGGAAGTAGTAAAAAGCTATGCGATTTCGGGCAAGATGGAGATAATTATGGCACCGGAACAGGAGGGCATAATAGATAAGGAAGCTACCCTGGCTCTATTAGACCGGGATAGCGCCTGTCTGGTTATACAACAGCCTAATTTCTTCGGTTGTATAGAGGAAATAGCTGGATGGGAAAAGGCGGTTCACGCCAACAAATCCCTTTTAATCATGGTGGTCAATCCTATTTCCCTGGGTCTTCTAAAGTCGCCGGGGGAATGGGGGGCGGATATTGTAGTAGGGGAAGGGCAGCCTCTGGGCAATCCTTTGAGTTTTGGCGGTCCTTACCTGGGCTTTATGGCCTGTTCCAAGAAGTATATGCGGAAAATGCCCGGGCGTCTGGTCGGCCAGAGCGTGGACAGCAATGAAGAGACCTGCTATGTGCTGACCCTGCAGGCGCGGGAGCAGCATATCCGGCGCGAGCAAGCCAGTTCCAATATCTGTTCCAATGAAGCTTTGAATGCCCTGGCGGCCAGTATTTATTTAAGCCTGGTCGGCCGGCAGGGATTGGTGGATATAGCGGCCCGCTGTCACCAGCTGGCGATTTATGCCCGGCGGCAGATGGAAAATTATGGCCTATCCTTGAAATACCCCCAGGCCTTTTTTAATGAATTTGCCGTAGAGCTTGACGACCCGGCCCGGATTAACCGGCTCTTGTTGGAGCAGGGTATTATCGGGGGTTATGAACTGCCCGGCGCTTTGCTTTTGGCCTTTACGGAAAAGAGAAGCCGGGCCGAGATTGACCGGCTGGCGGCTTTGATAGGAGGTGAATGCAGATGA
- the gcvH gene encoding glycine cleavage system protein GcvH: protein MKIPADLYYSPSHEWVRVEGDQAWIGISDYAQHELGDIVFVEMPEPDDELEAGGQLGVIESVKAASTIYSPVGGTVVAINEELEDAPQLINEDPYANYIVVVAMNNPGDLDNLLSAAAYEELCQKEQGGE, encoded by the coding sequence GTGAAAATACCTGCAGATTTGTATTATTCTCCAAGCCACGAATGGGTAAGGGTAGAAGGAGACCAGGCCTGGATCGGTATTAGCGACTATGCCCAGCATGAACTGGGAGACATAGTTTTTGTGGAAATGCCGGAGCCGGATGATGAACTGGAGGCCGGAGGGCAGCTGGGGGTTATCGAGTCAGTAAAAGCCGCTTCAACTATCTATAGCCCGGTAGGCGGCACTGTCGTGGCTATTAATGAGGAACTGGAGGATGCTCCCCAATTGATTAACGAAGACCCTTATGCCAATTACATTGTGGTTGTGGCCATGAATAATCCGGGAGATTTGGATAATCTGCTTTCAGCTGCTGCCTATGAAGAGCTGTGCCAGAAAGAGCAGGGGGGAGAATAG
- the gcvT gene encoding glycine cleavage system aminomethyltransferase GcvT has translation MNLKRTALFPVHQKYNGRMVDFGGWELPIQYESIIKEHHMVRKKAGLFDVSHMGEIEVRGEKAEAFLQYLLSNDINKIAPGQVQYNIMCYPDGGVVDDLLVYKYTTEHYLLVVNAANTDKDFEWIKKNAFPGVEIENLSDDYAQMAIQGPLAEQILQKLTDLELHSIKYYWFQANVEIAGKIAIISRTGYTGEDGFEIYLAPEDAIDVWEAILAAGGEDIAPIGLGARDSLRFEAKLPLYGQELGPDISPLEARLGIFVKFDCGDFIGREALLRQKESQPPRVQAELLMLERGIPRSHYEVCQEGKVIGQLSSGGLAPSLEKNLALALVDREYYQPGAEVEVMIRNKPVKAQIVTGAFYRKKTQAS, from the coding sequence TTGAATTTGAAAAGGACAGCCCTTTTTCCCGTGCACCAGAAGTATAATGGTCGTATGGTGGATTTCGGCGGGTGGGAATTGCCCATCCAGTACGAGAGTATCATTAAAGAACATCACATGGTGCGGAAGAAGGCGGGTCTTTTTGATGTATCGCATATGGGGGAAATAGAAGTCCGTGGTGAAAAGGCCGAAGCTTTTCTGCAATACCTGCTGAGCAACGATATCAATAAAATAGCGCCGGGACAGGTGCAGTATAATATAATGTGCTATCCTGACGGGGGCGTAGTAGATGACCTTTTGGTTTACAAGTATACGACCGAGCATTATCTTTTGGTGGTGAATGCCGCCAACACCGATAAAGATTTTGAGTGGATCAAGAAAAATGCTTTTCCCGGCGTGGAAATTGAAAACCTTTCGGATGATTATGCCCAAATGGCGATTCAAGGGCCTTTGGCCGAGCAGATTCTGCAGAAACTGACGGATTTAGAGTTGCATAGCATTAAATATTATTGGTTTCAGGCTAATGTGGAAATAGCGGGGAAAATAGCTATTATTTCTCGTACAGGCTATACCGGCGAGGATGGATTTGAAATCTACCTGGCTCCGGAGGATGCGATAGATGTCTGGGAAGCTATTCTGGCGGCCGGTGGGGAGGATATTGCCCCCATTGGTCTGGGGGCTAGGGATAGCCTGCGCTTTGAAGCCAAACTGCCCCTCTACGGGCAGGAATTGGGACCTGATATCAGCCCGCTGGAAGCCCGCCTGGGTATTTTTGTGAAGTTTGATTGTGGTGATTTTATTGGCCGGGAGGCTCTGCTACGGCAAAAAGAAAGCCAGCCCCCGCGGGTGCAGGCGGAGCTATTGATGCTGGAGAGGGGTATACCTCGCTCTCATTACGAAGTCTGCCAGGAGGGTAAAGTAATTGGCCAGCTAAGTAGCGGCGGCCTGGCTCCCAGCCTGGAAAAAAACCTGGCTCTGGCACTGGTAGATCGGGAATACTACCAACCAGGGGCGGAAGTTGAGGTTATGATCCGCAATAAACCAGTTAAAGCCCAGATTGTTACCGGGGCTTTTTATCGGAAAAAAACCCAGGCTTCATAA
- a CDS encoding M15 family metallopeptidase, which produces MNKKFSWIFIIVALTLLTAFLIIPEYRSARSTVGTIQIHKEGNQLHREGMTSGDGAQEEKKLIAEKPKDVPVDSVNDKKVDLPVDKKEAMANKTSNDSNKKEDMVQKISNDRIEVSRAGNSAAGNEQSSRMVEGAQTSTGKSQNSQLSQVADNSEYPQAGKSTSQNSADNSPFPHISKVQGSFGQFRYKDLSGGRIEIDPRWMAENIVTITLPGLDREVQVHKEARDNFIRAFNYIKNGSAWINGKEVPLLSLVKTMDGTFVPRHVNWDSAKGLSRHSWGTAIDINAANHFRRVDPEQEANDPNLILWEKAFKPAGFSWGNSYSDSMHYELLE; this is translated from the coding sequence ATGAATAAGAAATTTTCTTGGATATTTATAATTGTGGCACTGACATTATTAACGGCCTTTCTTATTATTCCGGAATATAGGTCAGCCAGATCTACGGTGGGTACGATTCAGATACATAAAGAAGGAAATCAGCTACATAGGGAAGGAATGACAAGCGGGGACGGAGCCCAGGAGGAAAAAAAGCTAATAGCGGAGAAGCCGAAAGATGTTCCGGTTGATTCAGTCAATGACAAAAAGGTTGATTTGCCTGTTGACAAAAAGGAGGCCATGGCTAATAAAACAAGCAATGACAGCAACAAGAAAGAGGATATGGTTCAGAAAATAAGCAATGACAGGATAGAGGTTTCGAGAGCGGGGAATAGTGCTGCAGGTAATGAGCAAAGTTCCCGGATGGTTGAAGGAGCGCAGACATCCACCGGTAAATCCCAGAATTCGCAGCTGAGCCAAGTTGCGGATAATTCCGAATATCCCCAGGCAGGCAAATCTACGTCACAGAATTCTGCAGATAATTCTCCATTTCCCCATATAAGCAAAGTCCAGGGCTCATTTGGTCAGTTCCGCTATAAAGATCTAAGTGGTGGCAGGATAGAAATCGATCCCCGGTGGATGGCGGAAAACATAGTTACCATAACGCTACCGGGCTTAGACCGGGAGGTTCAGGTACATAAGGAAGCCCGTGATAATTTTATCCGGGCGTTTAACTACATAAAAAATGGCAGTGCCTGGATAAACGGTAAAGAGGTTCCCCTCTTGAGCCTGGTTAAAACCATGGATGGGACATTTGTGCCTCGGCATGTGAACTGGGATTCGGCCAAAGGACTGAGCAGGCATTCCTGGGGCACTGCCATAGATATCAATGCCGCCAATCATTTTCGCCGTGTTGACCCTGAGCAGGAAGCCAATGACCCTAATTTGATACTCTGGGAAAAGGCTTTTAAGCCGGCTGGATTCAGTTGGGGCAACAGTTATAGTGATTCCATGCATTATGAACTACTGGAGTAA
- a CDS encoding cupin domain-containing protein produces the protein MEIKEKKEYPQGKFKLDNFIDYQTAAVVSKTLINRPSGTITLFAFDEGQGLSEHTAPFDAVVQIVDGEAEIIISGESYFLTSGETIIMPAGEPHALKAIKCFKMLLTMIKS, from the coding sequence ATGGAAATTAAGGAGAAGAAAGAATACCCGCAAGGCAAATTCAAGCTGGATAATTTCATAGACTACCAGACCGCAGCAGTGGTTAGCAAGACCTTGATTAATCGTCCCAGTGGAACCATTACTTTATTTGCTTTTGATGAAGGGCAGGGATTAAGCGAACATACCGCCCCATTTGATGCTGTAGTACAGATTGTCGATGGTGAGGCTGAAATCATTATTTCCGGTGAAAGCTACTTTTTAACCAGCGGGGAAACCATTATAATGCCTGCCGGTGAGCCTCATGCCTTAAAAGCCATAAAGTGCTTTAAAATGCTTTTGACCATGATTAAATCCTAA